In Lycium ferocissimum isolate CSIRO_LF1 chromosome 11, AGI_CSIRO_Lferr_CH_V1, whole genome shotgun sequence, a single genomic region encodes these proteins:
- the LOC132036364 gene encoding mannan endo-1,4-beta-mannosidase 2-like yields the protein MVKSSMNRMLAGNGLFYPIIGFASFIAFLYLSFGDLWVNYSKEINLSFVERNGTQFIVDGKAFYINGWNSYWLMDHAADYTTRPRIRTMLQAGAKMGLTVCRTWAFNDGGYNALQISPGKFDEKVFRALDHVIAEARRNGIRLILSLVNNLQAYGGKTQYVKWAWEEGVALSSSNDSFFYDPSIRRYFKSYVKTVLTRRNIYTGIEYRDDPTIFAWELINEPRCMTDPSGDTLQDWIEEMSTFVKSIDRKHLLTVGLEGFYGPKSPKRTTANPEVWAADLGSDFVRNSILSTVDFASVHVYPDHWFKHKNFEEMLKFAAKWMLSHIEDGDRELKKPVLFTEFGLSNDNEDFEPAQRDRFLKMVLDVIDKSSKRNRSGAGSFFWQFLVERMERFNDEYGIVPWESPSTYRLITEQSCKLAKVHGLLPTQIEHLKNFCAPRN from the exons ATGGTTAAATCATCTATGAACAGAATGCTAGCAGGAAATGGTTTGTTTTATCCAATTATTGGGTTTGCATCATTTATTGCTTTTCTTTATTTGTCATTTGGAGACTTATGGGTAAATTATAGCAAAGAAATAAACCTTAGTTTTGTTGAGAGAAATGGAACTCAGTTCATTGTTGATGGTAAAGCTTTTTATATtaatggatggaattcttacTGGTTAATGGACCATGCTGCTGATTATACTACTCGACCAAGGATTAGAACAATGCTTCAAGCTGGTGCAAAAATGGGACTCACTGTTTGTAGAACTTGGGCTTTTAATGATGGTGGTTACAATGCTTTGCAGATTTCACCTGGAAAATTTGATGAGAAAGTGTTCAGG GCGTTAGATCATGTTATTGCAGAAGCCCGAAGAAATGGAATCAGGCTGATACTCAGCTTGGTTAACAATCTGCAAGCATATGGTGGGAAGACTCAGTATGTAAAGTGGGCGTGGGAAGAAGGTGTTGCTTTAAGCTCTTCCAATGATTCGTTCTTTTACGATCCATCCATCCGCCGTTATTTCAAAAGTTATGTCAAG ACAGTTCTAACAAGGAGGAACATATACACTGGTATAGAGTATAGGGATGATCCGACCATCTTTGCGTGGGAGCTAATTAATGAACCTCGCTGCATGACCGATCCTTCTGGTGACACACTCCAG GACTGGATAGAAGAGATGTCAACATTTGTGAAATCAATTGACAGGAAACATCTGCTAACAGTGGGTCTTGAAGGATTCTATGGTCCTAAAAGTCCGAAAAGGACAACTGCCAATCCAGAAGTTTGGGCTGCTGATCTTGGATCCGATTTTGTCCGCAACTCTATACTTTCAACTGTTGATTTTGCCTCCGTGCATGTCTACCCAGACCATTG GTTTAAACACAAAAACTTTGAAGAAATGTTGAAATTTGCGGCCAAATGGATGCTTTCTCACATTGAAGATGGTGACAGAGAACTGAAAAAGCCTGTCTTGTTCACTGAATTTGGTTTATCAAATGATAACGAGGATTTTGAACCAGCTCAACGGGATAGATTCCTCAAAATGGTTCTTGATGTCATAGACAAGTCTTCAAAAAGGAACAGGTCTGGGGCAGGATCATTCTTCTGGCAATTCCTTGTTGAAAGAATGGAACGGTTCAATGACGAATATGGAATTGTTCCATGGGAGAGTCCATCAACATATCGATTAATTACAGAACAGTCGTGCAAGCTGGCCAAAGTTCATGGATTACTTCCTACACAAATTGAGCATTTAAAGAATTTTTGTGCCCCGAGGAACTAA